GCCGCTGGAGTTCGCGCCCTATCAATCCTATTTCATCGTATTCCGCAAACCGGCGTCTTCGGAAAAATCCCCAGGCCGCAATTTCCCGGCGCTCAAAGCAGTGCAGGAACTAGGCGGTCCCTGGACGCTGCATTTCGATCCTCAATGGGGCGGTCCGGAAGAGATCGTTTTCGATAAATTGCAAGATTGGACTAAGCGCCCGGAAGAGGGTATCAAGTATTATTCGGGAACCGCAACGTATCGCAAAACCTTCAATCTTCCTGATGCGCTGCGTCAGCCTGGCCAACGCCTTTATTTGGACTTGGGAAAAGTCGATAACGTCGCCGTAGTTCGCTCGAATGGCAATAACCTCGGCGTTATTTGGTGCGCTCCCTGGCGCGTGGAGATCACTAACGCCGTTCAAGCAACCAACAACAAGTTGGAAATCGACGTAGTCAATCTCTGGCCGAACCGCCTCATCGGCGACGCAAAACAGCCCAAAGAGAAAAGATTCACGCTAACCAATATCGTCTTCAACGCCGATTCCCCCTTGCTTGAATCCGGCCTGCTCGGCCCCATAATTTTATTGACGGCGGAAAACGATCATTAGCCGAAGATTGATTAATCCGTCGAGATTCGAAGCGCGAAAGGTAAACTCAAGTCCACCCTGCCTTTCTTTGAGCCTATGTTATGCAAATTTGATTTTACTTAATCGAATTTGTTTGCATTGCAGATATCGCGGATGAATGGGAATTAGGGGGACGAACATTGGCAATATGAGTTTAGGACGCCGCTATGTTGGAGGATTTTTATGCCTTTTTTGCCTAAAACGTCCCGCGAGAGATGGATCTTGGCGCTGCTGTTGGCGGCGCTGGCGTGGATCGGATTAGAAATCCGTTTGGGCGCTAAATATTCCACGCAGCGCGAGAGCAATATGAACTGCTTTCGCTGGGATTCTCGGACGTTGTGGACGTTTCGACCGTCCTTTCAAGGGACGGCATGGAATCAAACGATCCATACCAATTCGCAGGGATTTCGCGGCGGCGAGGAATATGCGCTGAAGTCCACCCATGCGCTGCGGATTCTGGCTTTGGGCGATTCGCGGACGTACGGCTTTCACGTTAAGGATAACGAGACGTTTTCATTCGTCTTGCAGGCGGAATTGCGGCGGCGGGGAGTGGACGCGGAAGTTATGAACGTGGGCGTTTTCGGTTTCACGGCCATGCAATGCCTGGCGAATTTGGAACGGCTGCTGCCCTATAAGCCGGATATCGTCCTCTTCGCGCCGGGATACAACGACCGGCGTTATCTTGTAACGCGGGGGGAAGATTCGGACGCCTCGTTCCGGTCGATCGCGCGATTGCGGCGCATTGCGGGCGTCCTGGAATGGAGCAATGCCTTTTTTGCGCTGATGCAGGAGATCGGCGAACGGAAGTTGAAACCGTTGCGGGAGCATCCGCCGGGATTGGATCGAGTCGCCGCGCGGGTATCAGAAAAGCGTTTCGGTGAAGAATTACGTAAAGCGGGCGAGCTGTGCCGGGATAACCATATCCGCATCGTTTATATGAAAATCTACGGCAATCCTTCCGCCTACGGCCTCGCCGAACAGGCGGCGGCGCTTTACGATGCGCAAAACTACGCCGAGGCGGCGCGGATGCTGGAGGAGAAGCGCAGGAAGTTGGCCCAACAGGCGCATCCACTGGCGATGTATTATCTTGGATTGTCTTATCAAGCGCTGGGCGAGAAGGAAAAAGCGGCGCAAGCGTTCGCCAGCCACAAGCCTTCTGGTTCCATTATGGGGGAAGCGGTTTTGCGCAGCGAGAGGCGCTATTTCGCGATAATGGACGAAGCGGCGCGCCAGTTTTCCGCGACGGTAGTCGATGGCCGGGCGGCGGCGGGCGTTATTGCATCCACCAGCGAGGATCAAGCATTCGCCAGCCTCTTTTACGACGAATGCCACTACCTGGCGGAAGGACATCGGATTATGGGATT
This sequence is a window from Candidatus Omnitrophota bacterium. Protein-coding genes within it:
- a CDS encoding GDSL-type esterase/lipase family protein; translated protein: MPFLPKTSRERWILALLLAALAWIGLEIRLGAKYSTQRESNMNCFRWDSRTLWTFRPSFQGTAWNQTIHTNSQGFRGGEEYALKSTHALRILALGDSRTYGFHVKDNETFSFVLQAELRRRGVDAEVMNVGVFGFTAMQCLANLERLLPYKPDIVLFAPGYNDRRYLVTRGEDSDASFRSIARLRRIAGVLEWSNAFFALMQEIGERKLKPLREHPPGLDRVAARVSEKRFGEELRKAGELCRDNHIRIVYMKIYGNPSAYGLAEQAAALYDAQNYAEAARMLEEKRRKLAQQAHPLAMYYLGLSYQALGEKEKAAQAFASHKPSGSIMGEAVLRSERRYFAIMDEAARQFSATVVDGRAAAGVIASTSEDQAFASLFYDECHYLAEGHRIMGLALADEMSKDIKKQ